Genomic segment of Bacteroides stercoris ATCC 43183:
ATACGCTTATCAACCGCCATCCCAATGCGGAAACGCTGATAGACATCGCCAAACTGTCGGAGTATACCGTACGCTTCTTCAACCATACTCCCGTTATGGCCATGCTGAGCTACTCCAACTTCGGTACGGACAAGGAAGGAAGTCCGGTAAGCGTGCACGAAGCCGTGGACTACATGCAGCGCAACTATCCCGACCTTGCCATCGACGGCGAAATGCAGGTGAACTTTGCCATGAACCGCGAACTGCGCGATGCCAAGTATCCGTTTACCCGCCTGAAAGGAAAGGATGTGAATACGCTTATCTTCCCGAACCTGAGTTCCGCCAACTCCGCATACAAACTGTTGCAGTCGATGGATATGGACTCCGAACTCATCGGCCCGATACAGATGGGACTGAACAAGCCTATCCACTTTACCGATTTTGAAAGCTCCGTGCGCGATATAGTAAACATTACCGCAGTAGCCGTTATCGACGCCATTGTGGACAAAAAGAAAGCAGGCAAATGAAAAGGCAATTTTCCAGATTTCAAATCGTTTGCATCACGCTTCTTTGGGCAGCGCTTTGCTACATAGTACTGACAACCGCCGAACGGATTGACGGACCAATTATCCTGACACTTGTCATTTCAGCAGCATTGGTATTCATTCCTGTAATAAAAGCGCTCAAAAGGAAATAAATAATATCTTTTTATTCATTTTTACGGGATAAAACAATATTTTTGTTGTTTTATCCCGTATTTTATTTATAAATTGTTTGCTTGTATCATTTTTATGTTTACTTTTGCAACCGCAACAAGAGGTAAGGCGCTACCGTATCACCGCCTTACAATATAAATATGCAAACCCAATAAAAGAAATAGATTATGAATGCAGCTAAGGTATTAGAAGATTTGAAAAGACGGTTCCCCAATGAACCGGAGTATCATCAGGCAGTAGAAGAAGTGCTTTCTACCATTGAAGAAGAGTACAACAAACATCCGGAGTTCGACAAAGCCAATCTGATTGAACGTCTTTGCATCCCCGATCGCGTTTACCAGTTCCGTGTTACTTGGGTGGATGACAAGGGTAACGTACAAACCAACATGGGTTACCGTGTACAGCACAACAACGCCATCGGTCCGTACAAAGGCGGTATCCGTTTCCACGCTTCCGTGAACCTCTCCATTCTGAAATTCCTTGCTTTCGAACAGACTTTCAAAAACTCGCTGACTACCCTGCCTATGGGTGGCGGTAAAGGCGGTTCGGACTTCTCTCCGCGCGGCAAGTCAAATGCAGAGGTGATGCGTTTCGTTCAGGCTTTCATGCTGGAGCTGTGGCGCCACATCGGTCCCGAGACCGACGTTCCTGCCGGTGACATCGGTGTAGGCGGCCGCGAAGTAGGTTTCATGTTCGGCATGTACAAGAAACTGGCTCACGAGTTTACCGGAACCTTTACGGGAAAAGGCCGCGAATTCGGCGGCTCGCTGATTCGTCCGGAAGCCACGGGTTACGGCAACATCTACTTCTTGCTGGAAATGCTGAAAACCAGAGGTACAGACCTCAAGGGCAAGACCTGCCTGATTTCCGGTTCGGGTAACGTGGCTCAGTACACTGCCGAGAAAGTACTGGAGATGGGCGGCAAAGTCCTGACAATGTCCGATTCCGACGGTTACATATACGACCCCGCAGGTATCGACCGTGAAAAGCTGGATTACATCATGGAACTCAAGAACCTCTACCGTGGACGCATCCGCGAATATGCAGAGCAATATCCGGGCGTTAAGTATGTGGAAGGTGCACGTCCCTGGGGCGAAAAAGCAGATATCGCTCTGCCTTCTGCCACTCAGAATGAAATCAACGGTGACGATGCCAAGAAACTTATCGCCAACGGTGTAATGGCAGTATCCGAAGGTGCAAACATGCCTTCTACTCCCGAAGCTATCAAAGTGTTCCAGGAAGCCAAGATTCTGTATGCTCCGGGCAAGGCAGCCAATGCCGGCGGTGTATCGGTATCGGGCCTCGAAATGACCCAGAACTCCATTAAACTGGGCTGGAGCGCCGAAGAAGTGGACGAAAAGCTGAAAAGCATCATGAAGAACATCCACGAGGCTTGCGTGCAGTACGGAACGGAAGCCGACGGTTACGTAAATTACGTAAAGGGCGCCAACGTTGCCGGATTTATGAAAGTAGCCAAGGCAATGATGTCGCAAGGTATCCTGTAAGCAGGATGATTGTTACGGTATAATAAGAGGAAAGCATGTAAGATTTATCCGAATTTTGACATGCTTTCCTCTTTTTTTATCTGATAATATTGTTTACATTTACTTCCGTTTTCCAAAAACCAAAAAGTAAATGATATGAAACGATTACTTTTCCTTCTATTCAGTTGTGTCCTGTTTTTCCAACCTTACTGCCAGGCGCAGCCTCTCACATCCGAAGAAAGCCCTGTAACACTAAGTACCGCTACCGGCGACATCAAAGGCAGACTTCTCCTGCCTGCCAATGCCACAACCTGTCCCGTAGTGCTGCTTATCGCCGGTTCCGGCCCTACCGACATGGACGGCAACAATCCCATGATGAAAAACAATTCGCTGAAATTCCTTGCCGAGGGACTGGCACAGAAAGGTATTGCCTCGCTCCGTTTCGACAAACGCGGCATAGCCGGCAGCGCCGCAGCAG
This window contains:
- a CDS encoding NADP-specific glutamate dehydrogenase, with the protein product MNAAKVLEDLKRRFPNEPEYHQAVEEVLSTIEEEYNKHPEFDKANLIERLCIPDRVYQFRVTWVDDKGNVQTNMGYRVQHNNAIGPYKGGIRFHASVNLSILKFLAFEQTFKNSLTTLPMGGGKGGSDFSPRGKSNAEVMRFVQAFMLELWRHIGPETDVPAGDIGVGGREVGFMFGMYKKLAHEFTGTFTGKGREFGGSLIRPEATGYGNIYFLLEMLKTRGTDLKGKTCLISGSGNVAQYTAEKVLEMGGKVLTMSDSDGYIYDPAGIDREKLDYIMELKNLYRGRIREYAEQYPGVKYVEGARPWGEKADIALPSATQNEINGDDAKKLIANGVMAVSEGANMPSTPEAIKVFQEAKILYAPGKAANAGGVSVSGLEMTQNSIKLGWSAEEVDEKLKSIMKNIHEACVQYGTEADGYVNYVKGANVAGFMKVAKAMMSQGIL